One stretch of Thermanaerosceptrum fracticalcis DNA includes these proteins:
- the amaP gene encoding alkaline shock response membrane anchor protein AmaP, with product MGYNWDRMFIGIMSLGYLMISVVLVLAALGWTTPVTYVENYLYRTNPWVLGLTGGFVFIASLTLFLSSFKKKPVMQTAIHETNLGQIKITLPALEHLVLKAAKSIHGIRDIKPFINNTPTGLSIQLKIQVLPDVNIPNITADLQKTIRDYMQKTAGTTVQEVRVLVNKVSWENKARVE from the coding sequence ATGGGTTATAATTGGGATCGCATGTTTATCGGTATCATGTCCCTTGGGTATTTAATGATTTCTGTGGTATTGGTCTTGGCTGCTCTAGGTTGGACAACCCCTGTCACTTACGTAGAAAACTACCTATATCGTACTAATCCCTGGGTGCTTGGGTTAACAGGGGGCTTTGTCTTTATAGCCTCCTTAACCCTGTTTTTAAGCAGTTTTAAAAAGAAACCCGTCATGCAGACAGCCATCCATGAAACTAATCTGGGGCAAATCAAGATTACTTTGCCTGCCCTGGAACATTTAGTTTTAAAAGCGGCTAAGAGTATACACGGGATCAGGGATATCAAACCGTTTATCAATAACACACCCACCGGGCTCTCCATACAACTAAAAATACAAGTGCTGCCTGATGTAAACATACCCAATATTACTGCTGATCTCCAGAAAACCATCAGGGATTATATGCAGAAGACCGCCGGCACTACCGTCCAAGAAGTAAGGGTCCTGGTGAATAAAGTGAGCTGGGAAAATAAGGCCCGGGTAGAATAG
- a CDS encoding DUF2273 domain-containing protein: MWEKVLTELMRFHRGKIFGIFFGLLFSILVITVGFLQTIFIACCIYVGYIIGKRVDDNESLKEVMERIFRER, translated from the coding sequence ATGTGGGAAAAAGTATTAACAGAACTGATGCGCTTTCACCGGGGAAAGATTTTTGGTATATTTTTCGGGCTTTTGTTTAGTATACTTGTTATTACCGTAGGCTTTTTACAAACAATTTTTATTGCGTGTTGCATCTATGTAGGGTATATTATCGGTAAACGTGTGGATGACAATGAAAGTCTTAAAGAAGTTATGGAAAGAATTTTCCGGGAGAGATAA
- the nusB gene encoding transcription antitermination factor NusB — MKRRLARELALKALFARDISGNEPITTLEQLVLEENVNDSTKNFALYLINGVVAHLAEIDKIIRQFAVEWELERMATVDRNIMRLALFEILYSDNVPEAVATNEAIELAKSYGSEESARFTNGILGNIIKHLPEIKKKVAKTEE; from the coding sequence TTGAAAAGGCGGCTGGCTAGAGAACTCGCCCTGAAAGCGCTCTTTGCACGGGATATTAGCGGCAACGAGCCTATTACCACTCTGGAACAACTGGTTCTGGAAGAAAATGTTAACGACTCTACCAAGAATTTTGCTTTGTATTTAATCAACGGTGTTGTTGCTCACCTGGCTGAGATCGATAAGATCATCAGGCAGTTTGCCGTGGAGTGGGAATTGGAAAGAATGGCCACTGTGGATAGGAATATTATGCGCTTGGCCCTTTTTGAAATTTTATATTCCGATAATGTTCCGGAAGCTGTAGCCACCAATGAGGCGATAGAGTTAGCCAAAAGCTATGGCAGTGAAGAATCGGCCCGCTTTACCAACGGGATTTTAGGTAATATAATTAAGCATTTACCGGAAATAAAAAAGAAAGTGGCGAAGACAGAAGAATAG
- a CDS encoding O-sialoglycoprotein endopeptidase, translating into MDIYLGVDTSCYTTSLAIVDHEGNLLRDLRKLLPVPKGQQGLRQSAALFQHLKNLPELTYNLFENIPVRDIKAIGVSSRPRPREDSYMPVFTAGLSFAESFANLLKVPLFKTSHQEGHVKAGLWSAKAEDWDSFLVVHLSGGTTEFLAVQAQRENPGEYLVETLGASLDIHAGQLIDRVGVAMGLPFPAGPHLEKLAAQCGEKHEIMIPSYVKGYNVSFSGAETMAKKMLQKRETPAAVARAVEHCIALSLEKIIRSALRELKTTRVLLVGGVAANQYIRERLKTRLQHPAVGAELYFPEPKYSSDNAVGVSLIARDRSKN; encoded by the coding sequence ATGGATATCTATTTAGGTGTGGATACAAGTTGTTATACCACTTCCCTGGCCATAGTGGATCATGAGGGTAATCTCTTAAGAGACCTGAGAAAATTATTACCCGTACCTAAAGGCCAACAAGGGCTGAGACAATCGGCAGCCCTTTTTCAGCATCTAAAGAACCTCCCTGAATTGACGTACAACTTGTTTGAAAATATTCCTGTCCGGGATATTAAAGCTATCGGTGTAAGCTCCCGGCCCAGGCCCCGCGAAGATTCCTATATGCCCGTTTTTACGGCAGGATTATCTTTTGCGGAAAGCTTTGCCAACCTGCTCAAAGTTCCTTTATTTAAAACCAGTCACCAGGAGGGACATGTGAAAGCCGGTCTCTGGTCCGCGAAAGCAGAGGACTGGGACAGCTTTCTTGTGGTACATCTTTCAGGAGGAACTACGGAATTCCTGGCTGTACAGGCCCAAAGAGAAAATCCCGGGGAATACCTGGTGGAGACTTTGGGTGCATCCTTAGATATTCACGCAGGCCAGCTTATCGACCGGGTAGGTGTGGCTATGGGGCTTCCCTTTCCCGCAGGACCTCATCTGGAAAAATTAGCTGCCCAGTGCGGGGAAAAACATGAGATTATGATACCTTCCTATGTCAAGGGGTATAATGTAAGTTTTTCCGGAGCGGAAACAATGGCCAAAAAAATGCTGCAGAAAAGAGAGACACCAGCCGCTGTAGCGCGTGCAGTGGAACACTGTATAGCCTTATCCTTAGAAAAGATCATACGTTCTGCGCTGAGGGAGTTGAAAACCACCCGCGTCTTACTGGTGGGAGGGGTGGCAGCCAACCAATATATCCGGGAAAGGCTTAAGACACGCTTACAGCACCCGGCTGTGGGGGCAGAACTGTATTTTCCCGAACCCAAATACAGCAGTGATAACGCAGTAGGTGTGAGTCTTATTGCCCGGGACAGGAGCAAAAATTAA
- a CDS encoding sulfide/dihydroorotate dehydrogenase-like FAD/NAD-binding protein — MYEILKNEVLGSNIYLFEVKAARIAAKAEAGQFVIIRLHETAERIPLTIADYSREKGTITIIFQAVGASTRELAEYEAGQKILDLVGPLGVPSEIENYGTVVCIGGGVGIAPIYPIARALKEAGNRVISIIGARSRDLLFWKEKMAAVSDELLIATDDGSEGRKGFVTDVLKDLLEKEKIERVWAIGPMVMMKAVANTTRPFAVKTIVSLNPIMVDGTGMCGACRVAVGKETKFACVDGPEFDGHEVDFDLAMKRLAIFKDEEQRILAKGQCGGGCGCH, encoded by the coding sequence GTGTACGAAATCTTGAAAAATGAGGTGCTGGGCAGCAATATCTACCTCTTTGAAGTAAAAGCGGCAAGAATTGCGGCCAAAGCCGAAGCAGGACAATTTGTCATCATCCGGCTCCATGAAACAGCTGAACGAATTCCTTTAACCATAGCCGATTATTCCAGGGAGAAGGGTACAATCACCATTATCTTCCAGGCTGTTGGCGCTTCTACCAGGGAATTGGCCGAATATGAGGCAGGGCAAAAAATTTTAGATCTGGTAGGTCCTTTAGGCGTACCTTCGGAAATTGAAAATTACGGAACAGTGGTATGCATCGGCGGAGGAGTAGGGATAGCTCCCATTTATCCCATTGCCAGGGCCTTAAAGGAAGCCGGGAACAGGGTTATCTCCATCATCGGCGCCCGCTCTAGAGACCTCCTCTTCTGGAAAGAAAAAATGGCCGCAGTCAGTGATGAGCTGCTCATAGCCACCGATGACGGGAGTGAGGGGAGAAAAGGTTTTGTTACCGATGTGTTAAAAGATTTGCTGGAAAAAGAGAAGATAGAGCGGGTATGGGCCATTGGACCCATGGTGATGATGAAAGCCGTGGCCAATACGACCCGGCCCTTTGCCGTAAAGACCATTGTCAGTCTTAATCCCATTATGGTCGACGGCACCGGCATGTGTGGCGCCTGCCGGGTAGCTGTAGGGAAGGAAACAAAATTTGCCTGTGTGGATGGCCCGGAGTTTGACGGGCATGAGGTTGACTTTGATCTTGCCATGAAACGTCTGGCCATTTTTAAAGATGAGGAACAACGAATTTTGGCCAAGGGCCAATGTGGAGGTGGCTGCGGATGTCATTAA
- the gltA gene encoding NADPH-dependent glutamate synthase, giving the protein MSLRKSRVEMPAQDPKERVKNFKEVALGYTSEMAREEASRCLNCKNPLCKKGCPVEVDIPEFISALKEDDPARAAKILKNKNNLPAICGRVCPQENQCEMHCILGKKGEPVAIGRLERFVADWEREQVNLKPEKVETINKKVAIIGSGPAGLTAAADLAKLGYQVTIFEALHVPGGVLMYGIPEFRLPKEVVQQEINYIKKLGVDIQVNFVVGKTATIADLLEEGYDAVFIGTGAGLPNFMNLPGENLNGIYSANEFLTRTNLMKAYLFPQYATPIKIGKKVAVIGAGNVAMDAARTALRLGAEESYIVYRRSAEEMPARHEEVEHAREEGVQFLFLTSPVAYKGDEKGHVRAMTCQKFALGDPDESGRRKPVAIPGSEFDMEVDTVVVAIGQGPNPLVPRTTPGLILTKKGNIQADEETGATSLPNVFAGGDIVTGAATVILAMGAGKKAARAIHRYLQGIEK; this is encoded by the coding sequence ATGTCATTAAGAAAAAGCAGAGTAGAAATGCCGGCCCAGGATCCCAAGGAGAGAGTGAAGAACTTTAAAGAAGTGGCCCTGGGCTATACGTCCGAGATGGCCAGGGAAGAAGCCAGTCGCTGTCTAAATTGTAAAAATCCCTTATGCAAAAAGGGCTGCCCGGTAGAGGTGGATATTCCCGAATTTATCTCAGCTTTAAAAGAAGATGACCCGGCCCGGGCTGCCAAAATTCTTAAGAACAAAAATAATCTTCCGGCGATTTGCGGCCGGGTTTGCCCCCAGGAGAACCAGTGTGAAATGCACTGTATATTAGGGAAAAAAGGAGAACCCGTGGCCATTGGGCGCCTGGAACGTTTTGTCGCTGATTGGGAGCGGGAGCAGGTGAATCTTAAGCCGGAAAAAGTGGAAACTATTAACAAGAAAGTGGCCATTATCGGTTCAGGACCTGCTGGTTTAACAGCGGCCGCCGATTTAGCCAAATTAGGTTACCAGGTAACGATTTTTGAGGCCCTCCATGTGCCAGGGGGGGTATTGATGTATGGGATTCCTGAATTTCGTTTGCCCAAGGAAGTAGTACAGCAAGAAATCAATTATATTAAAAAACTTGGTGTGGATATCCAGGTTAATTTTGTGGTAGGTAAAACAGCAACCATTGCTGACCTTTTAGAGGAAGGTTATGATGCAGTCTTTATCGGTACAGGTGCAGGACTGCCCAACTTCATGAACCTTCCAGGGGAGAATTTGAACGGTATTTATTCAGCCAATGAGTTTCTGACCAGGACCAATCTGATGAAAGCATACCTCTTCCCCCAATATGCTACGCCCATCAAAATTGGTAAAAAAGTGGCAGTCATAGGGGCTGGTAACGTAGCTATGGATGCTGCCCGTACTGCTCTCCGTCTCGGGGCTGAGGAAAGCTACATTGTTTACCGCCGTTCTGCAGAAGAGATGCCTGCCCGGCACGAAGAAGTGGAACATGCCAGGGAGGAAGGGGTCCAGTTCCTCTTCCTGACTAGTCCTGTTGCTTATAAAGGTGATGAAAAAGGGCATGTAAGAGCTATGACTTGCCAGAAGTTTGCCTTAGGTGATCCCGATGAATCGGGCCGCCGTAAACCGGTAGCTATTCCCGGCTCCGAATTTGATATGGAAGTAGATACAGTGGTGGTAGCCATTGGACAGGGACCTAACCCCTTAGTACCCAGGACTACTCCGGGTTTAATTCTCACCAAAAAAGGCAATATCCAGGCTGATGAAGAAACAGGAGCTACTTCCTTACCTAATGTCTTTGCCGGCGGTGATATTGTAACAGGCGCGGCTACCGTTATTTTAGCCATGGGCGCAGGCAAAAAAGCAGCCCGAGCCATTCACCGGTATCTCCAGGGAATTGAAAAGTGA
- the folD gene encoding bifunctional methylenetetrahydrofolate dehydrogenase/methenyltetrahydrofolate cyclohydrolase FolD gives MPGQVIDGKAIALKLREAIMERVKALKSQGILPGLAVVLVGEDPASQVYVGHKAKACQEVGIKSEVMKLPASTSEAELLALVEKLNARPDIHGILVQLPLPKHIHEEKIILAISPDKDVDGFHPLNMGQLFIGSPRLVPCTPYGCLKILQELGLDIAGKQAVVVGRSNIVGKPMAALLLQEHATVTICHSRTRNLSEITKTADILVVAVGKPNFITGEMVKPGAVVLDVGINRLPTGKLVGDVDFSSAAEVAGWITPVPGGVGPMTITMLLFNTLEAINYARK, from the coding sequence ATGCCCGGACAAGTGATTGACGGTAAGGCCATAGCTCTTAAGCTTAGAGAAGCCATTATGGAAAGGGTGAAAGCCTTAAAGAGCCAGGGAATATTGCCCGGTTTAGCCGTGGTGCTCGTGGGTGAGGACCCGGCCTCTCAGGTTTATGTGGGGCATAAGGCTAAGGCTTGCCAGGAAGTGGGTATTAAATCTGAAGTCATGAAACTGCCTGCTTCCACTTCGGAGGCGGAACTGCTGGCCCTGGTGGAAAAACTGAATGCCAGACCTGACATTCATGGGATTTTGGTACAACTTCCTTTACCCAAACATATTCATGAAGAAAAAATCATCCTGGCCATCAGCCCCGATAAAGATGTGGACGGTTTTCATCCCCTTAATATGGGGCAGCTTTTTATTGGGAGTCCCCGTTTAGTTCCCTGTACGCCTTATGGCTGCCTGAAAATATTACAGGAACTTGGTTTGGACATCGCCGGTAAACAGGCGGTAGTGGTGGGACGCAGTAATATTGTGGGGAAACCCATGGCGGCCTTACTCCTCCAGGAACATGCCACAGTGACCATTTGTCATTCCCGTACCAGGAATCTTTCCGAGATAACGAAGACTGCCGACATCCTGGTGGTAGCTGTAGGCAAGCCCAATTTTATTACCGGTGAGATGGTGAAACCGGGGGCAGTTGTTCTGGATGTGGGCATCAACCGCTTGCCCACGGGGAAGTTAGTGGGCGATGTGGACTTTTCCTCGGCTGCGGAAGTGGCCGGCTGGATTACGCCGGTGCCCGGCGGGGTGGGACCCATGACCATTACCATGCTGCTTTTCAATACACTTGAGGCCATTAATTATGCGCGGAAATAA